A genomic stretch from Eretmochelys imbricata isolate rEreImb1 chromosome 24, rEreImb1.hap1, whole genome shotgun sequence includes:
- the KCNJ10 gene encoding ATP-sensitive inward rectifier potassium channel 10: MTSAPKVYYSQTTQTDSRPLIGSGLRKRRVMTKDGRSNVRMEHIADKRFLYLKDLWTTFIDMQWRYKLLLFSATFAGTWFIFGVIWYLVALLHGDLLEFDPPANHTPCVMQVHTLTGAFLFSLESQTTIGYGFRYISEECPLAIVLLISQLVLTTIMEIFITGTFLAKIARPKKRAETIKFSQNAVVAQHNGKTCLMIRVANMRKSLLIGCQVTGKLLNTYLTKEGECVRLNQVNVDFHVDTASDSPFLILPLTFYHVVDDSSPLRDTALRTGEGDFELVVILSGTVESTSATCQVRTSYLPEEILWGYEFSPVISLSASGKYVADFSLFDQVVKVSPLCCVHETVRFGDPEKLKLEESFREKSEREGSPLSVRISNV, encoded by the coding sequence ATGACTTCCGCCCCCAAGGTGTACTACAGCCAGACCACCCAGACCGACAGCCGCCCCCTCATCGGCTCTGGCCTGCGCAAGCGGCGCGTGATGACCAAGGATGGCCGGAGCAACGTGCGGATGGAGCACATCGCTGACAAGCGGTTCCTCTATCTCAAGGACCTGTGGACCACCTTCATCGACATGCAATGGCGCTACAAGCTGTTGCTCTTCTCCGCCACATTTGCCGGCACCTGGTTCATCTTCGGGGTGATCTGGTACCTGGTGGCCTTGCTGCACGGGGACCTACTGGAGTTCGACCCCCCGGCCAACCACACCCCGTGCGTCATGCAGGTGCACACACTGACTGGAGCATTCCTCTTCTCCCTGGAGTCCCAGACCACCATTGGCTACGGCTTCCGCTACATCAGCGAGGAATGCCCCTTGGCCATTGTACTGCTCATCAGCCAGCTGGTTCTCACCACCATCATGGAGATCTTCATCACTGGCACTTTCCTGGCCAAGATCGCCCGTCCCAAGAAGAGAGCTGAGACGATTAAGTTCAGCCAGAACGCGGTGGTAGCCCAACACAATGGCAAGACCTGCCTGATGATCCGGGTGGCCAACATGCGCAAGAGCCTGCTGATTGGCTGCCAGGTGACTGGCAAGCTGCTCAACACCTACCTCACCAAGGAAGGGGAGTGTGTCCGACTTAACCAGGTCAATGTGGACTTCCACGTGGACACGGCTTCTGACAGCCCCTTCCTCATCCTACCCCTCACCTTCTACCATGTGGTGGATGACTCCAGCCCCTTGCGGGACACGGCCCTGCGCACGGGCGAAGGAGACTTCGAGCTGGTGGTGATCCTCAGCGGCACGGTGGAGTCGACCAGCGCCACCTGCCAGGTGCGCACCTCCTACCTGCCTGAGGAGATCCTGTGGGGCTACGAGTTCAGCCCAGTCATCTCCCTCTCAGCCAGCGGCAAGTACGTGGCTGACTTCAGCCTGTTTGACCAGGTGGTCAAGGTGTCGCCTTTGTGCTGCGTCCACGAGACAGTGCGGTTCGGGGACCCCGAGAAGCTGAAGCTGGAGGAGTCCTTCCGGGAGAAATCAGAGCGGGAGGGCAGCCCCCTGAGCGTCCGCATCAGCAACGTCTGA